The Paenibacillus uliginis N3/975 genome has a window encoding:
- the mgsA gene encoding methylglyoxal synthase, with protein MMKIAFIAHDRKKEEMVNFVIAYEQVFEGHDLYSTGTTGTRIMDQTDLRIHRFMSGPLGGDQQIGALVAQNEMDLIIFLRDPLMAQPHEPDINALLRLCDVQGIPLATNIATAEILVKALDRGDLGWRELVDKYKPGTDL; from the coding sequence ATGATGAAAATTGCATTTATAGCACATGACCGCAAGAAAGAAGAGATGGTTAACTTTGTAATTGCTTATGAGCAGGTTTTTGAGGGACATGATCTTTACTCTACTGGAACGACAGGAACCCGGATCATGGATCAGACGGATCTACGTATTCACCGTTTTATGTCTGGTCCGCTTGGGGGAGACCAGCAGATCGGGGCGCTTGTTGCTCAAAATGAAATGGATCTTATCATTTTTCTACGTGACCCGTTGATGGCTCAGCCTCACGAACCGGACATTAACGCACTACTCCGTCTTTGTGATGTTCAAGGGATACCGCTTGCAACAAACATTGCTACAGCTGAAATTTTGGTTAAAGCCCTCGACAGAGGTGACTTGGGCTGGAGAGAACTTGTTGATAAATATAAACCCGGTACGGATCTATGA
- a CDS encoding sporulation protein YpjB, whose translation MLRRLFQWSAGVSAFFLLFGLCYGTTAWGSPEQIEDKTSPAASIQAKALNREVETLYRLVEEGNLQGVNESLRRVQSLFESSSFQGLTSVEGIHVLAESIVEMKLTTAAMKLEPKQWMMSAGKLRLAVDSLSHPKDGIWLQYYKVIREDLQVMEQSAAKSDREGIKKAYASLQDYYELIRPSLVIRRKPEEVSMIESWLSYAGGVVSTAEPSEVRRIVPQGEVIVNMLFGKKKDEPAIAQLGEVQGPWFGQLLIAAFILSALTFAAYRKYRGLKNRYHPLFPKKL comes from the coding sequence ATGTTGCGGAGATTATTTCAATGGTCAGCGGGTGTGTCCGCTTTCTTCTTACTGTTCGGATTATGTTATGGAACAACAGCTTGGGGAAGTCCGGAACAAATAGAAGATAAAACCTCTCCGGCTGCTTCCATTCAAGCGAAGGCGTTAAACCGTGAGGTGGAGACGTTATATAGGCTTGTAGAAGAGGGTAATCTACAGGGTGTTAACGAGTCCCTGAGGCGTGTGCAGAGCTTGTTCGAGTCCTCCTCTTTTCAAGGGCTGACAAGTGTAGAAGGGATTCACGTGCTAGCAGAAAGTATTGTGGAAATGAAATTGACGACGGCAGCTATGAAGCTGGAACCGAAGCAGTGGATGATGTCTGCCGGTAAGCTTCGGCTTGCAGTCGACAGTCTCTCGCATCCTAAGGATGGCATTTGGCTTCAATATTATAAGGTCATCCGTGAAGATCTTCAGGTGATGGAGCAAAGTGCTGCCAAGTCGGACCGTGAGGGAATCAAAAAAGCATATGCTAGCCTGCAGGATTATTATGAACTGATCCGTCCGTCGCTCGTCATTCGGCGAAAGCCCGAGGAAGTATCGATGATTGAATCGTGGTTGTCCTATGCTGGAGGGGTGGTGTCCACCGCAGAACCTTCGGAGGTAAGAAGGATAGTACCTCAAGGGGAAGTGATCGTTAATATGCTGTTCGGTAAGAAAAAAGACGAGCCGGCAATAGCGCAATTGGGGGAAGTGCAAGGGCCTTGGTTCGGACAGCTGCTCATTGCAGCTTTTATCTTATCAGCACTGACCTTTGCCGCTTATCGTAAGTACAGAGGACTGAAGAACAGATATCATCCGCTGTTCCCCAAAAAATTATAA
- a CDS encoding nucleotide pyrophosphohydrolase, which yields MEKSMAEMQREVDRYISQFKEGYFSPLSMMARMSEEVGELAREVNHQFGEKPKKPDEVDNSIEMELGDILFIAICFANSLGIDLAEAHDKVMLKFNTRDADRWTKINTD from the coding sequence ATGGAAAAATCAATGGCCGAAATGCAACGTGAAGTCGATCGTTACATATCGCAATTTAAAGAAGGTTATTTCAGCCCGTTGTCCATGATGGCGCGGATGTCGGAGGAGGTGGGGGAGCTCGCCCGAGAAGTAAACCACCAATTCGGAGAGAAGCCCAAGAAGCCAGATGAAGTCGATAATTCCATTGAGATGGAGCTTGGAGATATATTGTTTATTGCTATATGTTTCGCTAATTCGCTGGGAATTGATCTGGCGGAAGCTCATGATAAGGTCATGCTTAAATTCAACACAAGAGATGCAGATCGCTGGACGAAAATAAACACGGATTAG
- the dapB gene encoding 4-hydroxy-tetrahydrodipicolinate reductase — MSKAIRVAVVGAGGRMGKEVVKLVLQDPELELVAAVGLHDSGTDAGTLVALPACGITVTPDLEMALVEHKPDVMVDFTTPQSAYTNTSLAVKHGVRPVIGTTGFTPEQIEELDKQCQTRAIGGLIAPNFSIGAILMMKFAAQAAKYLPHVEIIETHGDQKLDAPSGTSIKTAEMIAANREELRQGNPKEEEIIEGARGAYYNGFRIHSVRLPGVFAQQEVIFGGYGQSLKIRHDSYERAAYMPGVKMAVEKVMGYTGMIYGFDHFID, encoded by the coding sequence ATGTCGAAAGCTATCCGAGTTGCGGTCGTTGGAGCAGGCGGCCGCATGGGCAAAGAAGTAGTGAAGTTGGTATTGCAGGATCCTGAACTGGAACTGGTGGCTGCTGTAGGTCTCCACGATAGTGGTACCGATGCAGGTACGCTTGTAGCACTTCCTGCTTGTGGAATAACGGTAACTCCAGATCTCGAAATGGCACTCGTTGAACACAAGCCTGACGTGATGGTTGATTTCACAACCCCGCAATCGGCATACACGAATACTTCCTTAGCCGTTAAACATGGGGTTCGTCCAGTCATCGGAACAACAGGATTCACTCCCGAACAAATCGAAGAGTTGGACAAGCAGTGTCAGACGCGTGCTATCGGCGGCCTGATTGCTCCTAACTTTTCGATCGGCGCGATCTTAATGATGAAATTTGCTGCACAGGCGGCTAAATACTTGCCTCATGTAGAAATTATCGAGACACATGGAGATCAGAAACTGGACGCTCCATCGGGGACGTCGATTAAGACAGCCGAAATGATTGCTGCCAATCGTGAAGAGCTTCGCCAAGGAAATCCGAAGGAAGAAGAGATAATTGAAGGAGCCCGGGGCGCTTACTACAACGGATTCCGGATTCACAGCGTTCGTCTTCCGGGGGTGTTTGCGCAGCAGGAAGTAATTTTTGGCGGTTATGGCCAAAGTCTAAAGATTCGACACGACTCTTATGAGCGGGCTGCTTATATGCCTGGTGTGAAAATGGCAGTCGAAAAAGTAATGGGTTATACAGGTATGATCTACGGCTTCGATCACTTCATCGACTAG
- a CDS encoding IDEAL domain-containing protein encodes MDKMKVTYEVMLSLAAEMVWDEALRKHRSEELYKGIDEALASGDELAFRNLTDELRTLN; translated from the coding sequence ATGGATAAAATGAAGGTTACTTACGAAGTCATGTTAAGTCTGGCTGCGGAGATGGTATGGGACGAGGCTTTGCGAAAGCATCGGAGTGAGGAACTTTACAAGGGGATTGACGAGGCGCTGGCTTCGGGCGACGAGTTGGCTTTCCGAAACCTGACGGATGAACTGAGGACTTTAAATTGA
- a CDS encoding menaquinol-cytochrome c reductase cytochrome b/c subunit yields the protein MAHGHKPDEKVVYVGDSRVRKGNGFIVPPDYTAYPGKSEAFIPNFLLKEWMVGVVVLVGFLVLTISEPAPLGYPADPSASVIPMPDWYFLFLYEYLKLPYASGDYVVLGTLGVTGVAFGALLLVPFLDTGKERRFYRRPITSSLMFLSILAIIYLTNSAWTHYTHELEAAGQKPEHIQREEEAEEKHAQGLPTSNAKQPESQEVAIVDKDNPAMETYKKATCITCHAADMKGQGNAPALRGVGDTLDKEAIAGIIKNGKGGMPPMHDKAIEAGVTEQELDQLAGWLASQKTAE from the coding sequence ATGGCACACGGTCACAAACCTGATGAAAAAGTAGTATACGTAGGCGATTCCCGCGTACGCAAAGGCAACGGTTTTATCGTACCGCCTGACTATACGGCATATCCAGGAAAGTCGGAAGCGTTCATTCCGAACTTCCTTTTGAAAGAATGGATGGTAGGAGTCGTTGTTCTGGTTGGATTTCTGGTGTTGACCATTTCGGAGCCTGCGCCACTTGGCTATCCGGCCGATCCGAGCGCATCCGTTATCCCGATGCCGGACTGGTACTTCCTATTCTTGTATGAGTACTTGAAGCTACCGTATGCATCCGGTGATTATGTGGTTCTCGGTACACTGGGTGTTACCGGAGTAGCTTTTGGAGCTCTCCTGCTGGTACCATTCCTGGATACAGGAAAAGAACGCCGCTTTTACAGACGTCCGATCACGTCGTCTTTGATGTTCCTTTCGATCCTCGCGATTATTTACCTGACCAACTCGGCATGGACACATTACACGCACGAGCTGGAAGCTGCCGGACAAAAACCGGAACATATTCAGCGTGAAGAGGAAGCGGAAGAGAAGCATGCACAGGGACTTCCTACATCCAATGCGAAGCAGCCTGAATCGCAAGAGGTTGCCATCGTGGACAAGGATAATCCGGCTATGGAAACTTACAAGAAAGCAACGTGTATCACATGTCACGCTGCTGATATGAAAGGCCAAGGCAATGCACCTGCACTTCGTGGTGTAGGTGATACTCTTGATAAAGAGGCGATAGCCGGAATTATCAAGAACGGTAAAGGTGGCATGCCTCCAATGCATGACAAGGCAATTGAGGCTGGCGTTACCGAGCAAGAACTCGACCAATTGGCCGGGTGGCTTGCCAGCCAGAAAACTGCAGAGTAA
- a CDS encoding DUF1405 domain-containing protein: protein MSVTYLWSREFLSKRLILWILLISNALGTVYGYIWYGGQLYNTAMEHPWWQLVFVPDSPTASLFFSLALIMLLYPPKQLAGMFFQQLIEALAVVTSVKYGIWAVAMIFAGASQGSDLVWQDWMLVASHTAMAVEALIFVKLFHIRWTALTAAIAWTLLNDTVDYTYGIFPYLPGPLYDHLWAVEGFTYGLTLFSGFVGWIAVKRSLSKPLG from the coding sequence TTGTCTGTTACATATTTGTGGAGTCGAGAGTTTTTATCGAAGAGACTTATCTTATGGATTTTATTGATCAGCAACGCTTTGGGCACGGTTTACGGTTATATCTGGTATGGGGGACAGCTCTATAACACAGCTATGGAGCATCCTTGGTGGCAGCTCGTCTTCGTGCCTGACAGCCCGACAGCGAGTCTGTTTTTCAGTCTAGCATTGATTATGCTGCTATATCCTCCTAAACAGTTAGCGGGAATGTTCTTTCAACAACTGATTGAAGCATTGGCTGTCGTTACATCGGTGAAATATGGGATATGGGCCGTTGCCATGATTTTTGCAGGGGCATCGCAAGGAAGTGATTTGGTATGGCAGGACTGGATGCTTGTTGCCTCACATACCGCCATGGCTGTTGAAGCACTAATCTTTGTGAAACTGTTTCATATCCGATGGACAGCTTTAACGGCAGCAATCGCATGGACGCTACTTAATGATACCGTTGATTATACGTATGGTATATTTCCGTATCTTCCGGGTCCACTCTACGATCATCTGTGGGCAGTTGAAGGCTTTACGTATGGTTTGACGTTATTTAGTGGGTTTGTGGGTTGGATTGCTGTCAAACGGTCTCTTAGCAAACCTCTAGGTTAG
- a CDS encoding DUF2487 family protein: MKFSELDEQTWPELQTYFDTCLIPYTGLTGHEAPWEATASLERLRDFMDLVEVPFKGRVVTYPAMQYGGTSALQLLNDICHKVKSTGFTHVVVMTADCDLDIKDIPESALVLSQTRLLASGDMPISAAVTKLISGLWQKEEELQL; this comes from the coding sequence ATGAAATTCAGTGAATTAGATGAACAAACTTGGCCAGAACTGCAGACTTATTTTGATACCTGCCTGATCCCCTATACCGGATTGACAGGACATGAAGCCCCATGGGAGGCTACTGCATCACTTGAGAGGCTCCGGGACTTTATGGATTTAGTTGAAGTACCCTTTAAAGGGAGAGTCGTTACATATCCAGCGATGCAGTACGGAGGAACGTCAGCATTGCAGCTTCTAAACGACATTTGTCACAAAGTCAAATCTACGGGCTTCACCCATGTGGTTGTCATGACAGCGGATTGCGACCTTGATATCAAGGATATTCCTGAAAGCGCATTAGTCCTTTCCCAGACTAGACTTTTGGCATCTGGAGACATGCCGATTTCGGCAGCTGTAACGAAGCTAATTAGTGGACTTTGGCAAAAAGAGGAGGAGTTGCAATTGTGA
- the qcrB gene encoding menaquinol-cytochrome c reductase cytochrome b subunit produces the protein MLKNVYNWIDERLDITPIWRDVADHEVPEHVNPAHHFSAFVYCFGGLTFFITVIQILSGMFLTMYYVPDIINAYASVEFLQTKVAFGQIVRGMHHWGASLVIVMMFLHTMRVFFTGSYKAPREMNWVVGMLIFFVMLGLGLTGYLLPWDNKAYFATKVTLEIANSVPWLGPIIKELLQGGTIVGAETLTRFFAIHVFFLPAVLLTLLVGHFIMIRKQGISGPL, from the coding sequence ATGTTGAAGAATGTCTACAACTGGATTGACGAACGTCTCGATATCACGCCGATCTGGAGAGACGTTGCGGACCATGAGGTTCCGGAGCACGTTAACCCCGCGCACCATTTCTCCGCGTTTGTTTATTGTTTCGGCGGCTTGACGTTTTTCATCACAGTAATCCAGATTTTGTCGGGTATGTTCCTGACGATGTATTATGTACCAGATATTATAAACGCTTACGCCAGTGTGGAGTTCTTGCAGACGAAGGTGGCATTCGGCCAAATCGTCCGCGGCATGCACCACTGGGGAGCAAGTTTAGTCATCGTAATGATGTTCCTACATACAATGCGTGTATTCTTCACAGGTTCCTATAAGGCGCCTCGTGAAATGAACTGGGTTGTTGGTATGCTGATCTTCTTCGTCATGTTGGGGCTTGGTCTGACAGGCTACCTCCTTCCTTGGGATAACAAAGCATACTTTGCCACCAAGGTAACATTGGAGATCGCGAACTCCGTCCCTTGGCTCGGACCGATTATTAAAGAACTGCTGCAGGGCGGTACCATTGTAGGTGCCGAAACGTTAACCCGTTTCTTCGCCATTCACGTGTTCTTCCTTCCGGCTGTACTGCTCACCCTATTGGTAGGGCACTTTATCATGATCCGCAAACAGGGTATTTCCGGACCACTATAA
- a CDS encoding ubiquinol-cytochrome c reductase iron-sulfur subunit: MSHNHNDEHEESHKPPRLKEMSRRQFLTYTLGGATAYMAGGVVLPMLRFAVDPILQDREEGAFVKVAEVSKITNDPQEFHFELKQQDGWYASKASLTAWIRKNDKGEILALSPICKHLGCLVGWNNNKNYPNEYHCPCHGARYTPDGKNLSVAPKPLDMYTVKEENGWIYLGEIVPNTVVK, translated from the coding sequence ATGAGTCACAACCACAATGACGAGCATGAAGAGTCGCACAAACCACCCCGACTGAAAGAAATGTCCCGCAGACAGTTTCTTACTTATACGTTGGGCGGCGCCACAGCTTATATGGCGGGTGGAGTAGTATTACCGATGCTCCGGTTTGCCGTGGATCCAATTCTTCAAGATAGAGAAGAAGGGGCGTTCGTTAAGGTAGCTGAAGTGAGCAAGATTACCAATGATCCGCAAGAGTTCCATTTTGAGTTGAAACAGCAAGACGGCTGGTATGCCAGCAAGGCTTCGCTAACGGCCTGGATCCGAAAGAATGATAAGGGAGAAATTCTAGCACTTTCACCGATCTGTAAGCACTTGGGCTGTTTGGTCGGATGGAATAACAACAAGAATTATCCTAACGAGTATCACTGTCCATGTCACGGCGCTCGTTATACACCGGATGGAAAGAATCTTTCCGTTGCGCCTAAGCCGCTGGATATGTATACCGTAAAAGAGGAGAACGGCTGGATTTACCTCGGAGAAATCGTACCAAATACTGTAGTGAAATAG
- a CDS encoding tetratricopeptide repeat protein yields MKQDDYIQKAYRCILQNDFEEALRWFEAAIAANPGDAEVHYRCSITYGRSGRLEQAIHHAEEAVNLLPDKPDYHLHLQHVKALQLVQQARKMVEGKTGAVPAELYQAVSLLKSAIAMDPLYPEAYVWLALVYSELNEHPLAIATLKEVIGLYPQESGLQHIMEELKKRLKSYMLDEATE; encoded by the coding sequence GTGAAACAAGACGACTATATACAGAAAGCTTATCGTTGCATTTTGCAAAATGATTTTGAAGAAGCACTTCGTTGGTTTGAGGCGGCTATAGCTGCAAATCCTGGAGATGCAGAGGTCCATTACCGCTGCTCCATCACGTATGGCCGCAGCGGCAGGCTGGAACAAGCGATCCATCATGCGGAGGAAGCAGTGAATCTTCTGCCGGACAAACCGGATTATCATCTGCATTTGCAGCATGTAAAGGCTTTGCAGCTCGTACAGCAAGCCAGGAAGATGGTTGAAGGAAAGACTGGCGCTGTGCCTGCTGAATTATATCAGGCAGTATCGCTTTTGAAATCTGCCATAGCCATGGACCCTTTATATCCGGAAGCTTACGTATGGCTCGCGCTGGTTTACAGTGAATTAAACGAGCATCCGCTGGCGATAGCCACTTTAAAGGAGGTTATCGGCTTATATCCTCAGGAGAGCGGGCTTCAACATATAATGGAGGAATTGAAAAAGCGGTTGAAATCATACATGCTGGATGAAGCAACAGAATGA
- a CDS encoding CCA tRNA nucleotidyltransferase — protein MMAEQHQSIVWQHADSDMAAGSAKVIRTLNDHGYEAYWVGGCVRDEYMGRKVSDMDITTSALPEMTSALFPRVVPTGIKHGTVTVIEKGQSFEVTTYRIEGGYEDHRRPTQVFFVSEVEEDLKRRDFTMNAMALGIDGIWVDPFGGRKDIDLRIIRCVGDARVRFREDALRMIRCIRFASVFGFSIAKDTWKGILADRETLSWIAMERIRSELDKMMSGPNPLRGLELIKQSGLYASMKVPFPFEKHDPKIIGAIPEVQSSDLDIRWALLIHGCGILVDEADKLLREWTFSNRRRETILGLLKFQERWFNDFRGIEPDSDRLLWINLVLELGTEIAEQWLCMQEAVQRAGQQINADVSVEQAYHWLNTMNVRSLKDLQVTGSELLQALERRGGPWMGKVLQLLLVKTAAGFLPNDKDNLIEEAKRVMNHEEE, from the coding sequence ATGATGGCTGAACAGCACCAAAGTATTGTGTGGCAGCACGCCGACTCTGACATGGCAGCCGGCAGTGCTAAAGTGATTCGTACGCTCAATGATCATGGGTATGAGGCGTATTGGGTCGGAGGCTGCGTTCGGGATGAGTATATGGGTCGGAAGGTAAGCGACATGGATATTACAACCTCAGCTCTCCCCGAGATGACAAGCGCGCTATTCCCCCGGGTAGTGCCTACCGGAATAAAACACGGAACGGTTACCGTTATTGAGAAGGGACAGTCCTTCGAGGTGACAACCTATCGTATTGAAGGTGGTTATGAAGACCATCGCCGACCTACCCAGGTTTTTTTTGTAAGTGAGGTAGAAGAGGATTTAAAGCGGCGGGATTTTACCATGAATGCGATGGCTCTTGGAATCGACGGGATATGGGTTGATCCGTTTGGCGGAAGAAAAGATATTGATCTGCGGATAATCCGCTGTGTCGGCGACGCGAGAGTTCGTTTTCGTGAAGATGCTTTGCGGATGATTCGCTGTATCCGTTTTGCGTCTGTTTTTGGTTTCTCCATAGCGAAGGATACCTGGAAGGGAATCTTGGCAGACCGGGAAACATTATCATGGATCGCGATGGAACGTATCCGCAGCGAGCTGGATAAAATGATGTCAGGGCCGAACCCTTTAAGGGGACTGGAACTGATCAAGCAAAGCGGCCTATATGCTTCAATGAAGGTTCCTTTTCCTTTTGAAAAGCATGATCCGAAAATAATAGGCGCCATCCCTGAAGTTCAATCCTCCGACCTGGATATTCGTTGGGCGCTGCTCATTCACGGATGCGGAATCTTGGTTGATGAGGCGGACAAGCTGTTGCGAGAGTGGACCTTTTCTAATAGACGGAGGGAAACGATTCTTGGATTGCTTAAATTTCAGGAGCGCTGGTTTAATGATTTTAGAGGTATTGAACCGGATTCGGACCGTCTGTTATGGATAAACCTGGTACTTGAGCTTGGTACAGAAATCGCCGAACAATGGCTCTGTATGCAGGAGGCAGTGCAAAGAGCCGGGCAACAGATCAACGCAGATGTATCTGTTGAACAAGCCTACCATTGGCTGAATACGATGAACGTTAGAAGTCTGAAGGATCTGCAAGTAACGGGTAGTGAGCTTCTGCAAGCATTAGAGCGTCGCGGTGGTCCGTGGATGGGGAAGGTGCTGCAGCTGCTGCTTGTAAAGACAGCTGCCGGTTTTCTTCCCAATGACAAAGACAATTTGATTGAAGAAGCAAAGCGGGTGATGAACCATGAAGAAGAATGA
- a CDS encoding YitT family protein: protein MKTSRLINQLKTVIPIIIGTAIYAFGLLYFIIPNQLMEGGVTGITVLLNYAFNISPSLSTLIINIPLFLIGLKILGGRQSIYTGIGIGSLTLFLWLLEELIEHGWIIPFQTEHDYILASLYAGVTLGAGLGIVFRFGGTTGGSDIIARIFNRKFGYSMGQVILALDIIILGLSLLFIPLEKILYTLVAVFIASKVIDFIQEGAYAAKAFTIISDKAPEMADRITVELERGVTLIPVIGVYSKQAKHMIYCVVSRQEIRRLSEIAKSVDPRAFIIINDVSDVHGEGFKEE, encoded by the coding sequence ATGAAAACATCCAGACTTATAAACCAGCTTAAAACAGTCATCCCCATCATTATCGGCACGGCCATATATGCCTTCGGATTACTCTACTTCATTATTCCGAACCAGCTGATGGAAGGCGGCGTTACCGGTATTACGGTTCTCCTCAATTATGCGTTTAATATTTCTCCATCCTTGTCGACCTTAATAATCAATATTCCATTGTTTTTAATTGGATTAAAAATATTAGGCGGTCGCCAATCGATCTATACAGGCATTGGAATCGGATCCTTAACCTTATTTCTGTGGCTCCTTGAGGAACTCATTGAACATGGCTGGATTATTCCGTTCCAGACTGAGCATGATTACATCCTTGCCTCACTGTACGCAGGGGTAACCTTGGGAGCAGGTTTAGGCATCGTATTCCGATTCGGAGGGACGACTGGTGGTTCGGATATCATAGCACGGATATTCAACCGCAAATTCGGTTATAGCATGGGTCAGGTAATTTTGGCGCTGGACATCATCATTCTCGGCTTATCATTGCTGTTTATCCCTCTTGAGAAAATATTGTACACGCTTGTCGCCGTATTCATCGCCTCCAAGGTTATTGATTTCATTCAAGAAGGTGCGTATGCTGCCAAAGCGTTTACCATTATAAGCGACAAGGCGCCCGAAATGGCTGATCGCATCACTGTAGAGCTCGAACGCGGAGTTACACTGATTCCTGTGATCGGCGTCTATTCCAAACAGGCAAAACATATGATCTACTGCGTCGTCTCAAGACAAGAAATACGCCGATTGAGCGAAATAGCAAAATCCGTGGATCCACGCGCTTTCATCATTATTAATGATGTCAGCGATGTTCACGGAGAAGGATTCAAAGAAGAATAG
- the bshB1 gene encoding bacillithiol biosynthesis deacetylase BshB1, translated as MSQKLDILIFGAHADDAEIGMAGTIYKHTSAGASVGICDLTAAEMSSNGTVELRKQEADKAAQVLGLSVRSNLGLPDRGLFVTPENIEKITAEIRKYSPSIVFAPYWEDRHPDHIACSKLVEEAVFNAKLRRYMPDQPAVKVDELYFYFINDLGQTDLVVDVSANYEKKEEALSCYRSQFVKTEHNSVSTPLTEGYIERVRARDSLLGQRKLISYAEGFATKTPHMVHLFIPKEA; from the coding sequence ATGAGCCAGAAGCTTGATATATTAATCTTTGGTGCACATGCGGATGATGCTGAGATCGGCATGGCAGGCACGATATATAAGCATACTTCAGCAGGCGCTTCGGTGGGGATATGTGATCTGACCGCAGCAGAAATGTCGTCTAACGGCACGGTTGAGCTTAGAAAGCAGGAAGCGGATAAAGCCGCTCAGGTTCTAGGACTATCGGTTCGGAGTAATCTGGGTCTGCCTGACCGGGGATTGTTTGTGACACCGGAAAATATTGAGAAAATAACGGCAGAGATACGGAAGTATTCTCCATCAATCGTGTTCGCTCCATATTGGGAAGACCGCCATCCTGACCATATTGCCTGCAGCAAGCTGGTGGAGGAAGCTGTCTTTAATGCGAAACTTCGGCGCTATATGCCGGATCAGCCAGCGGTAAAAGTGGACGAGCTCTATTTTTATTTTATTAATGATCTTGGACAAACAGATCTCGTGGTTGATGTTTCAGCTAACTATGAGAAGAAGGAAGAGGCGCTTTCCTGTTATCGGTCTCAATTTGTAAAAACAGAACATAATTCCGTCTCAACTCCGTTAACAGAAGGGTACATCGAACGTGTGCGTGCCAGGGATTCGCTGCTTGGACAGCGCAAGCTCATTTCCTATGCGGAAGGGTTTGCGACTAAAACTCCGCACATGGTTCATCTATTTATCCCCAAAGAGGCATAA
- the bshA gene encoding N-acetyl-alpha-D-glucosaminyl L-malate synthase BshA, with protein MKKQQPLKIGITCYPSLGGSGVVATELGKLLAEQGHQVHFIAHSIPFRLGSFHKNIYYHEVEVNDYYVFRYPPYDLSLATKMAQVVKMQQLDVLHVHYAVPHAVCAFLAKQMVGDQLKVVTTLHGTDITVLAQDESLKDLIRLAINESDAVTAVSQDLIRETREVLDISRDIDLTYNFVDHRVYYPRDSASLRRDFADPEERIIMHISNFRPVKRVGDVVDIFAEVNSQVPSKLLLVGEGPELPKIQCRINELGLSDRVHFLGKQDEIAHVISMADVLLLPSEKESFGLVALEAMACGVPTVGSIAGGIPELVTHGETGFLAPIGDSGQMAEYVIDIFKDDKLNASLKEACLHRSRTLFCNERIRSKYEEIYYRVLGREVSELNPVFG; from the coding sequence ATGAAAAAACAGCAGCCGCTAAAAATAGGCATTACCTGCTATCCCTCTCTGGGCGGCTCGGGCGTAGTCGCTACCGAACTCGGAAAGCTGCTCGCTGAACAAGGCCACCAGGTGCATTTTATAGCACACAGCATTCCCTTTCGCTTAGGGAGCTTTCATAAAAACATTTATTATCATGAAGTCGAAGTAAACGATTATTATGTGTTCCGATATCCGCCTTATGATCTTTCACTCGCTACTAAAATGGCTCAGGTTGTCAAAATGCAGCAACTGGACGTCCTGCATGTTCATTATGCAGTTCCTCATGCCGTGTGTGCCTTTCTGGCGAAACAAATGGTAGGAGATCAATTGAAAGTGGTGACCACTTTGCATGGTACGGATATTACCGTACTGGCACAGGATGAATCTTTGAAAGATTTGATCAGGCTTGCAATTAACGAAAGTGATGCTGTGACAGCCGTATCACAGGATCTGATCCGGGAAACACGGGAAGTGCTCGATATCAGCCGTGATATCGATTTAACTTATAATTTCGTGGACCACCGTGTTTATTATCCGAGGGATTCCGCTTCACTCCGGCGTGATTTTGCGGATCCAGAAGAACGGATCATCATGCATATATCCAATTTCCGGCCGGTCAAACGGGTGGGCGATGTTGTTGACATTTTCGCTGAGGTGAACAGCCAAGTCCCTTCCAAGCTGCTGCTTGTAGGTGAAGGGCCTGAGCTTCCGAAGATCCAGTGCCGCATCAATGAGCTGGGACTCAGCGACAGGGTTCATTTCCTTGGAAAGCAGGATGAAATCGCGCACGTGATCTCAATGGCGGATGTCCTTCTGCTTCCTTCGGAGAAGGAAAGCTTCGGGCTTGTCGCTCTGGAGGCGATGGCTTGCGGAGTCCCTACCGTCGGTTCCATTGCCGGTGGTATTCCGGAGCTCGTTACCCATGGGGAAACAGGTTTCCTAGCACCTATTGGCGACAGTGGGCAGATGGCTGAGTACGTCATCGATATTTTTAAGGATGATAAGCTGAATGCCAGCTTGAAGGAAGCGTGTCTTCACAGATCAAGGACGCTCTTCTGTAACGAACGGATTCGCAGCAAGTATGAAGAAATTTATTACCGAGTATTGGGGCGGGAGGTAAGTGAGCTGAATCCGGTTTTCGGATAG